The following coding sequences are from one Epinephelus fuscoguttatus linkage group LG5, E.fuscoguttatus.final_Chr_v1 window:
- the LOC125888493 gene encoding ion channel TACAN-like, with translation MSQGIRVVLEEWKCLEEEYQHLQETHRMYSQKMDEVYKLQNNCNSSISKQRRRLKEMSHLMKKCSKGLSEEDAKTLDGINEKMKTRVNAFSEMEAFLPKKNGLYLSLVLGNVNVTLFSKQSKFAYKDDYETFKLCLTVLLLLFSFMCYFFVSYRFLDAILNFLLVFYYCTLTIRESILITNGSRIKGWWVFHHYVSAFLSGVMLTWPDGNLYKTFRSQFLAYSLYQSFVQCLQCYYQSGCLYRLRALGERHNMDLTVEGFQSWMWKGLTFLLPFLFFGHFWQLFNGLSLFRMAQLPDCKEWQVLMCGLCFLILFMGNFFTTVAVVRHKVKNRKQKPKSL, from the exons ATGTCTCAAGGAATAAGAGTGGTTCTGGAGGAGTGGAAATGTCTGGAAGAAGAGTACCAACATCTTCAG gagacacacagaatgTACTCACAGAAAATGGATGAAGTTTACAAACTTCAGAACAACTGCAATTCCTCCATCTCTAAGCAGCGCAGAAGACTGAAGGAAATGTCCCACCTAATGAAAAA GTGCAGCAAAGGACTATCAGAAGAAGATGCCAAGACCTTGGATGGAATAAATGAGAAGATGAAGACTCGAGTGAATGCTTTCTCTGAAATGGAAGCTTTCCTTCCCAAAAAAAATGG GTTGTACCTCAGTCTGGTTCTTGGAAATGTGAATGTCACTCTTTTCAGCAAACAGTCAAA ATTTGCCTACAAAGACGATTACGAGACGTTCAAGCTTTGCCTCACAGTCCTCCTGTTGCTGTTCTCCTTCATGTGCTATTTCTTTGTGAGCTACAG ATTCCTTGATGCGATCCTTAATTTCCTGCTGGTGTTTTACTATTGCACATTAACTATCAGGGAAAGCATCCTCATCACCAATGGCTCCAG AATCAAAGGCTGGTGGGTTTTTCATCACTACGTCTCTGCATTTTTGTCCGGTGTGATGCTGACATG GCCAGATGGGAACCTGTACAAGACATTCAGGAGCCAGTTCCTTGCCTACTCTTTGTATCAAA gttttgttcagtgtcTGCAGTGCTATTATCAGAGTGGATGCCTGTACAGGCTGCGAGCCCTTGGAGAGAGACACAACATGGACCTGACTGTGG AGGGGTTTCAGTCGTGGATGTGGAAAGGGCTGACGTTTCTGTTGCCCTTCCTGTTTTTTGGTCAT TTCTGGCAGCTCTTCAATGGGCTCTCTCTCTTCAGAATGGCTCAGCTCCCAGACTGTAAAGAATGGCAG GTCTTGATGTGCGGTCTCTGCTTCCTCATTCTGTTCATGGGAAACTTCTTCACTACTGTTGCTGTCGTCCGTCACAAGGTCAAGAACAGGAAGCAGAAACCAAAGAGTCTGTGA
- the gdpd1 gene encoding lysophospholipase D GDPD1: protein MCAAVYILSTVTGYVLTSALLLKCPNLLYRRKREAFLSRHISHRGGAGENLENTMAAFKHAVDLGTDMLELDCQLTKDEQVVVSHDSCLQRASGINARISDMCYAELPPYLCKLGVTFQRECFCEGGEDKRIPLLRDVFEAFPNTPVNIDIKVNNDILIKKVSELVVEYDREHLTVWGNASNQIVKKCYKENPRIPVLFSLPRVLQLLGLFYTGLLPFVPLKEQFLEIPMPSIITKLQDPNRLTRGQRIMTWLADTLLMRKALFEHLTARGIQVYIWVLNDEEDFQRAFDLGATGVMTDFPTRLKDFMDRNGISKPR from the exons atgtgtgctgctgtgtaCATCCTGTCAACGGTAACGGGCTACGTGCTCACTTCTGCCCTGCTGCTGAAATGCCCAAATCTTTTATACCGTAGGAAGCGAGAGGCTTTCCTCAGCAGGCACATTTCTCATCGAGGTG GAGCAGGTGAAAACCTGGAAAACACCATGGCAGCTTTCAAGCA TGCTGTGGATCTTGGCACAGACATGCTGGAGTTGGACTGCCAGCTGACGAAAGACGAACAGGTAGTTGTGTCACATGACTCGTGTTTGCAGAGGGCTTCAGGCATCAACGCCCGCATCTCTGACATGTGCTACGCT GAGCTCCCTCCGTACCTCTGCAAGCTGGGTGTAACTTTTCAGAGGG AGTGTTTCTgtgagggaggagaggacaAACGTATCCCTCTCCTCAGGGACGTTTTTGAAGCATTTCCCAATACCCCTGTCAACATTGACATCAAGGTCAACAACGACATACTCATcaaaaag GTCTCTGAGCTGGTCGTTGAGTACGACAGAGAGCACCTGACGGTCTGGGGTAACGCCAGCAACCAGATTGTAAAGAAGTGTTACAAAGAG AACCCTCGTATCCCAGTGTTGTTCAGCCTTCCCAGAGTATTGCAGTTATTAGGCCTCTTCTACACAGGCCTTCTGCCGTTTGTTCCCCTCAAAGAGCAGTTTCTGGAGATCCCCATGCCCTCCATTATCACCAA ACTACAGGATCCCAACAGATTAACCAGGGGTCAGCGAATCATGACCTGGCTAGCAGACAC TTTGCTGATGAGGAAAGCTCTGTTTGAGCATCTAACTGCCAGGGGAATACAG GTGTACATTTGGGTGCTGAATGACGAGGAGGACTTTCAGAGGGCGTTTGACTTGGGCGCCACGGGAGTTATGACAGATTTTCCCACCAGGCTTAAAGACTTCATGGACAGGAATGGCATTTCTAAGCCCCGGTGA